The Prevotella sp. E2-28 genome includes the window CGGTTCCAGCCGTAGCCCTGACCACCGTGAGCAGTAGCCTTGTTCATATCGAGTGCCAGTACACCTTCGTGGGCGTTGGCCATGCGTGAGAAGCGGCTGAGGGCTGAGAACCACACGTTGCCACCAGTATCGCCATCGGCAGGAATCTCCTTCTTGACGGTCTTATCGCCCACCTGAGCAAAGACGAGCATGGAAGAGTGTCCGCTCTTAGTTGCATCGGCACGTACGACGGCAGAGACACGATAGCGGCCTGGACGCAGATTTTTGAGAGTATTCTCAAAGCAGACGCCACCGCTGTAGTCACCGCTATCCATATGGATATAACTCGTTTGTTCGTCGGCGCTGTAGTGCTCGCCACGGGCTGTGAACATATCCAAGTGTTTGTATTCCACTGGCTCGTGGGTGAGCTTCCAATGGTTACGGTTCAGGTATTCCTGGTCGTTGATACTCAGACTGTCGTTCTCCTCGGTCTCATTGCGCATAGTTTCAATGTTGGACTGAGCAAATCTGACCTGTTTCTTCAGGTCGTCAGGCAGATTATTGGCAAGCTCGTTGGTCATGTCCATCAGCTCCTCAGCATGACGCCATGAGAGTTGGTAGGGATAGCTTTCTATTTCTTTGTTGAGTGTGTGACAGATAGCCTTTTGCTCCGTAGATGTGGCTGTGCTTCCCATTTCCGTCATGAGCGCCACTTTGGCACGAAGGGCTTCGTAGCTGGTCTTGAAGTTGAGGGTTCTGGGCTCGTCGTAGAGTTTCTGTACCATCGTGATGAAATTATACTGGAAGACTTCAGCCAGCGTGTCGGTGTCGAGCGCCTTAGCACGTTCAGGCTCCTTTTTACGAATATCGAACAGCATATTCTGTGCTACGCTGAGAGCTGTGTTGCTGCGGTCGAGATATTCATCGCCGTCATAGGACTTGATCTGCGGTATGGAATTGAGCTTGGGACAGTGGAACTCGTACATAAGACCGGTTGTCATGTAGTACTTATGCTTGTTGTCGGTGGGTTCGTCCTCTTCGTAGCTATACCACGTGAGCAGATAGGTGGAGCGGAAGCCGTCATCATCCTTGAAACCGATGATACGTGCGTTCATCATGGGGTGAAGCAAGAGCGGGAAAGTCTCGCCACTTTCGCCATAGGCTATTCTGACGCCAGGAAAGACTGCCTGCTCGTCGTCAGCCACATAGCTGTAGTAGCTGGAGGCAAAAGGCGACTGTTTGTCGAATGCATCAAGGATTTGGCGCAGGGGCAGGGTGGGATCATCAGGAATGTAGCGGAACTCGAAGCGGTAGCCGTCGAGATAGAGCGGACCAATGTTTGCCCTGTTTTTTCCAAGCTTCACCGCGTGGATTTTGTTCTTAGGAATAAGACCTGCGCCATCGAGTGCCGTAAAGATGATGTTGGCGCTGTCCTTGCTAGTGGGAATCCATTGCGAAGAAATGTTCTTGGGAAACTTCTTGTCGAGCGTTTCGACAAAGGCCGTACGCATGGCTTGTGCGTGCTTGTTCTCCTGTGCGTGAAGAAATAAGGTACCAATAGGCATCAACAGGAGTGTTATTGTAATAATAAGTTGTTTCATAATTATTCGTGAAATTCGTTTAATTCGTGGTTTTAAAAACTAATATAATTAGCAATGCTGTCTCTTTTAAACTCGTTTGTGGCCTGTTCCACCTGTTTGCCAACAATGCGGTTCACCATCTGTTGCAGGCGCGCATCAGCAGCAATCAGTTTCTCCAACTGCGCTGAGCCAACGCTGTCGTCAAGTCCATCCATTTCTGCTTCTAGACGAGCAATGCAGTCTGCGAGGCTCTCGGTTGGTGAAGCATCAGCATTCATAGGCTTTGACTCTACGGCTTCTGACTGTGGTACTTGACGTTTGACAACTGTAGGCTGCTTGGGCTGAACAAGTTCAGCCTGAGCCACGAGTGGCTGTTCTGCTGGCTGCGAGGTTTCGACAGCTTCGTGCTGGGGCTCCATCTTTTCGGTAGCAACGGGATGCTGTGCCGTCAGCAGTGGCTGCTCTGTGGTGTTTTTTCCCAAATAGAAAACTAACAACAGAGCTATGCTGGCTGCAATGCCAGTCACGAGCCATCTCAAGGCCATGATCTTAGGTTTCTCCCTAACAGCCTTAGGTTGTTTGGGCAACTTATCGCAGTCTGTGCTGTGAAGGCTGTCGGTTGTGTCGGCCTCAGGGTCTATATCAATCTTTCCATCATCAAAGAGTGCGAACATCTCTTTATATTCTGCCCACTCCTCATCTACCTCGTGTGTACGGAAGTATTGTGCCAGCACATCTTCCTCGGCCACGCTGGTTTCGCCAGCCATGAACTTGCTGAGCAATTGTGCTATCTGCTGTTTCTCCATTTGTGTTTTCATTGTTGATTCCTCCTCTTCAATTTGTTAAGCAATTCATTACGGGCTCTCGATAGCAGTGTTGATACTGATGTCTGCCTAATACCCAGGATGTCGGCAATCTCACCCAGTTCACGGTGCTCTAACTGTCGCATTCTCAACACCATGCCCGCTGTGGAAGGCAGGCTCTCAATCTGTTCACCTATCCAGTGTTCCAGCTCCGTATATTCCAGTCGATCGTGCAGCGAGTCCTCATCTATCAGTGGCATCGTGTGGGCTATCTCCGTATGCTGATGCGCCGTGCGCCATTTGTCAATACACACCCGTTTCGTTATGATGACGGTCGAAGCATTCAGGTGGGTAGCGTCGCTGAGCTGTTCGTGCAGGTTCCATAGCTTCAGCATCACGTCTTGCGCAATGTCCTCCGCATCGTCCTGGGCATATCCGAATCGCTCGGCTATCGACACGGCTTTTGCGCGCGTCCCACTGGCCATGTATGTAAACTCTTTCTGTGTCATTACATCTATATAACGAACATCCTCCTGCAAATTAAACAAGAAATCGTCATTTTTTTCTTTTCCTCTCATATTAACGTCATATTCCTCCTTTTATTGCTATCTCGCCCCACCCCTTCCCCAGCCTTATAGTCAGGAAAAGTCCTCCTAAATTTGTACATTTCAAAAAGAATGTTTACCTTTGCAGCTCAACAAGAAACCTGACAATGAAACAAGCATACATACTCCTTATCGCAAGTGCGCTCTTCGCAGCCTGCGGCAATAGTAATAAGAATATGACAACGGAAGAGGTTGCCGTAGGTCCTGATTTCTCAGCTGATTCGGCATTCATGTTCTGTCAGAAGCAGTGCGACTTCGGTCCTCGCACTATGAACAGCGAGGCTCATGAGTTGTGTGGACAATGGATAGTAGAAAAATTCCAAAGCTACGGTATGAAGGTCACGGAACAGCGAGCTACGCTCAAGGGATTCGACGGCACTCCCCTGCTCAGCAATAATATCATTGCCCAATATCAGCCAGAAGCAGAACAGCGCATTATGATATGTGCCCACTGGGACAGTCGTCCTTGGGCCGACAACGACCCTGACGAAACAAACCACACGAAACCCGTGATGGCTGCCAACGATGGAGCCAGCGGCGTGGGCGTGATGTTGGAAATAGCCCGTTTGCTGCAAGCCGATACGTGCAAACTACCTATTGGTGTAGATTTCGTCTGCTTTGATGCTGAGGACTGGGGTAGTCATGAAGACAACGACTCATGGGCGCTTGGTGCACAGCACTGGGCAAAGCAACACTCAACACTTAACACTCAACACTCAACACTTCGTTACGGCATTCTCCTCGATATGGTAGGTGGTCAGGGCGCTCGTTTCTATCAGGAAGGCTATTCTAAGTATTATGCCAACCACGTGGTGAAACGAGTCTGGAAGGCGGCTGCTATCGCTGGTTACAGTAGTTTCTTCCCTCAGGAAGATGGTGGCGGTATTACTGATGACCACGTTCCCGTGAATGAAGTCGCAAAGATTCCCTGTATCGATATCATCAACTATTATCCCGACTGCGAACAGAGCAGCTTTGGACCTACATGGCATACCATCCATGATGACATGGACCATTTGGACCGCAACACATTAAAGGCCGTCGGTCAAACCCTCATTCAAGTAATTTACACGGAAAAGTAAAGATCTCCCCTCTCCTTTCACCCTTCACCTTTCACCCTTCACCAAATTACAGCTGTCCCGCTTCTACCATCAGTACCACGCGTTCTGTCAGTTTATCGGTACCTTCTGCATCGTAACTTTTCTTTAGAGAGGCACCAAACATCCAAGCAAAGGCCTGCCACATACCCGAGCGTACAGGACCGATGAAGGCCTGCATAGCCTCGTAGGCCGTAGAATGACATTCGCGATCCACGAGTTTTATAAGCAGCTTTCCCTGCGAGAAAGTCAGTTTTTTCATCTGTGGTTTAT containing:
- a CDS encoding RNA polymerase sigma factor, which translates into the protein MRGKEKNDDFLFNLQEDVRYIDVMTQKEFTYMASGTRAKAVSIAERFGYAQDDAEDIAQDVMLKLWNLHEQLSDATHLNASTVIITKRVCIDKWRTAHQHTEIAHTMPLIDEDSLHDRLEYTELEHWIGEQIESLPSTAGMVLRMRQLEHRELGEIADILGIRQTSVSTLLSRARNELLNKLKRRNQQ
- a CDS encoding M28 family peptidase, yielding MKQAYILLIASALFAACGNSNKNMTTEEVAVGPDFSADSAFMFCQKQCDFGPRTMNSEAHELCGQWIVEKFQSYGMKVTEQRATLKGFDGTPLLSNNIIAQYQPEAEQRIMICAHWDSRPWADNDPDETNHTKPVMAANDGASGVGVMLEIARLLQADTCKLPIGVDFVCFDAEDWGSHEDNDSWALGAQHWAKQHSTLNTQHSTLRYGILLDMVGGQGARFYQEGYSKYYANHVVKRVWKAAAIAGYSSFFPQEDGGGITDDHVPVNEVAKIPCIDIINYYPDCEQSSFGPTWHTIHDDMDHLDRNTLKAVGQTLIQVIYTEK